In Terriglobia bacterium, the following proteins share a genomic window:
- the yacG gene encoding DNA gyrase inhibitor YacG has product MPRKRVPSLRCPTCRKLVLRQEPDFPFCSERCRLIDLGKWASGGYVISSRLDEADPFGDADYTVDRPRAAKPGGGAKHDEQDRKRR; this is encoded by the coding sequence GCCTGCGTTGTCCCACGTGCCGCAAGCTGGTGCTGCGCCAGGAGCCCGACTTCCCCTTCTGCAGCGAGCGCTGCCGCCTGATTGATCTGGGCAAATGGGCGAGCGGCGGATACGTCATTTCCTCTCGTCTCGATGAAGCCGACCCATTTGGTGACGCGGATTACACTGTGGATCGACCGCGCGCTGCAAAACCCGGCGGCGGCGCCAAGCACGATGAACAAGACCGCAAGCGCAGGTGA